The Aphelocoma coerulescens isolate FSJ_1873_10779 chromosome 14, UR_Acoe_1.0, whole genome shotgun sequence genome has a window encoding:
- the LOC138118504 gene encoding uncharacterized protein, with amino-acid sequence MAAARIEQSTRTRRCSGLWQGSIGRTGQDGAVPAGQGRRGQGRAGQGRRGQGRAAHGRCRLRPLRARPGARAVPLRGGRGRPPAPGTRPAPAMVRIVTVQTKPYGEQKPGSSGLRKRVTVLQSNANYSENFIQSTLATVPPARGDGDGRFYMKDAIQLIARIAAANGVSVVPQTN; translated from the exons ATGGCAGCGGCTCGGATCGAGCAGAGCACCAGGACACGGAGGTGCTCGGGGCTGTGGCAGGGCAGCATCGGCAGGACGGGGCAGGacggggcagtgccagcagggcaaggcagaAGAGGCCAGGGCAGAGCGGGCCAGGGCAGAAGaggccagggcagagcagcccaCGGGCGCTGTCGCCTGCGGCCGCTgcgggcccggccgggagcgCGGGCGGTGCCTTTAAGGGGCGGCCGCGGTCGCCCCCCGGCTCCCGGAACTCGCCCGGCGCCGGCCATGGTGCGGATCGTGACCGTGCAGACGAAGCCCTACGGCGAGCAGAAGCCGGGCAGCAGCGGGCTGCGCAAGCGGGTGACGGTGTTGCAGAGCAATGCCAACTACAGCGAGAACTTCATCCAGAGCACGCTGGCCACCGTGCCGCCCGCTCGTGGTGACGGCGACGGCCGCTTCTACATGAAGGACGCCATCCAGCTCATCGCCCGCATCGCCGCCGCCAACGGG GTCTCTGTAGTTCCTCAGACTAACTGA
- the LOC138118503 gene encoding putative short-chain dehydrogenase/reductase family 42E member 2 translates to MPEGFTEELHSSQPCESQVTEPAGLLAARSTRTMVTGGGGYLGYNLGCALVSSGIAVVLFDVRKPKWEIPSGADFFKGDVRDYEAVFKACEGVDCVFHVAACGMSGLEQLQKKDQIESINVGGTKIIIDVCKQRNIPRLIYTSTVNVVFGGNPIEEGDEETVPYFPLEKQFNHYSRTKAIADQMVLAANGTLLKGGDKLHTCVLRPPGIYGPEEQRHLPRVAINIQRRLFNFKFGNHKVQMNWVHIGNLVQAHLLAAEALTSEKGYIASGQAYYIHDGENVIFSEWIVPLFEKLGYRKPWIHIPVLLAHIAATVMEYLHLILKPVFSFTPFLTRNEVWNVTVTHTFRIDKARNQLGYKPKKFSFADSVDHYLKTRPTCQEDHTFIKMVFVFGILLSLIILSFF, encoded by the exons ATGCCAGAGGGGTTCACAGAAGAGCTCCACAGCAGCCAGCCCTGTGAGAGCCAAGTGACCGAGCCTGCTgggctgctggctgccaggAGCACCAGGACGATGGTGACAGGAGGTGGGGGCTACCTGGGGTACAATCTGGGGTGTGCCCTCGTTAGCTCAGGAATTGCTGTTGTGCTGTTCGATGTACGGAAACCCAAATGGGAAATTCCAAGCGGAGCGGATTTTTTCAAG GGTGATGTGAGGGACTATGAAGCAGTGTTCAAAGCCTGTGAAGGGGTTGACTGTGTTTTCCATGTAGCTGCATGTGGAATGTCAGGATTGGAACAA CTTCAAAAGAAAGATCAGATTGAATCCATAAATGTTGGCGgcacaaaaataataattgatG TCTGCAAACAAAGAAatatccctagactgatatatacCAGTACAGTGAATGTGGTGTTTGGAGGGAATCCTATAGAAGAAGGAGACGAAGAAACTGTACCATATTTTCCACTGGAAAAG CAATTTAATCATTATTCTAGAACCAAGGCAATTGCAGACCAAATGGTTCTTGCTGCTAATGGAACTTTACTAAAAG GAGGGGACAAGCTCCACACATGTGTGCTTCGCCCACCGGGCATCTACGGACCAGAAGAGCAGCGGCACCTGCCTCGAGTAGCC ATAAATATCCAGCGGAGACTTTTTAACTTCAAATTCGGGAATCACAAAGTTCAGATGAACTGGGTTCACATAGGAAATCTAGTGCAAGCTCATTTACTGGCTGCTGAGGCTCTCACCTCTGAGAAGGGCTACATAGCT AGTGGTCAGGCTTATTACATCCACGATGGTGAAAATGTCATCTTCTCTGAGTGGATTGTGCCTTTG TTTGAAAAATTAGGCTACAGGAAGCCTTGGATACATATTCCTGTTCTCCTGGCTCATAtagcag CCACTGTGATGGAATATCTGCACCTGATACTAAAGCCAGTTTTTAGCTTCACACCTTTCTTGACAAGGAATGAg GTGTGGAATGTCACTGTAACTCACACTTTCCGAATAGACAAGGCACGAAATCAACTCGGTTACAAACCAAAGAAATTCTCATTTGCTGATTCTGTGGATCATTATCTAAAAACAAGACCTACCTGCCAAGAAGATCACACGTTCATTAAAATGGTGTTTGTTTTTGGCATTTTGTTAAGTTTGatcattctttctttcttctaa